A window from Ramlibacter pinisoli encodes these proteins:
- a CDS encoding LacI family DNA-binding transcriptional regulator has product MARSTASKGVTLHDVAREAGVSLITASRALGNPSLVSKATIERVQDAVARTGYIPNLLAGGLKSRRSMTVAGLVPIISVPQFLPTVQALTETLDEHGYQLILGQSGYDHAREEKLIAALMGRRPDGVVVTGLVHSARAREQLRSLGSPVVETWDLSERPIDMAVGFSHLKVGSAVAGYFLAKGWKRLAVATGDDGRAQQRRQGFLAAVGRDVPTATVPAPSSVALGRRALAQLLEQDAGIEAIYCSSDALAQGVLVEAAARGLRIPQDLAVCGFGDADFSAHLQPSLTSVHVDGAAIGRIAAQLILDRCNGRAVPSPVVDVGFRIIERESTATTASTTAARRRRRSTP; this is encoded by the coding sequence ATGGCCCGCTCCACTGCCTCCAAGGGCGTCACGCTCCACGACGTGGCCCGCGAAGCCGGTGTGTCCCTCATCACGGCGTCGCGCGCGCTCGGCAACCCGTCACTGGTCTCGAAGGCCACCATCGAGCGCGTGCAGGATGCGGTGGCCCGCACCGGCTACATCCCCAACCTGCTGGCCGGCGGCCTGAAGTCGCGGCGCAGCATGACCGTGGCGGGGCTCGTGCCCATCATCTCCGTGCCGCAGTTCCTGCCCACCGTCCAGGCGCTGACGGAGACGCTGGACGAGCACGGCTACCAGCTGATCCTCGGCCAGAGCGGCTACGACCATGCGCGCGAGGAGAAGCTGATCGCGGCGCTGATGGGCCGGCGCCCGGACGGCGTGGTCGTCACCGGGCTGGTGCACTCGGCGCGGGCCCGCGAGCAGCTGCGCAGCCTGGGCAGCCCGGTGGTGGAGACCTGGGACCTGAGCGAGCGGCCGATCGACATGGCCGTTGGCTTCTCGCACCTGAAGGTGGGCAGCGCCGTCGCCGGCTACTTCCTGGCCAAAGGCTGGAAGCGCCTGGCCGTGGCCACCGGCGACGACGGCCGCGCCCAGCAACGGCGCCAGGGCTTCCTGGCGGCGGTGGGCCGCGACGTGCCGACGGCGACGGTGCCCGCGCCCAGCAGCGTGGCGCTCGGCCGGCGCGCGCTGGCGCAGCTGCTGGAGCAGGATGCCGGCATCGAGGCCATCTACTGCAGCTCCGACGCCCTCGCCCAGGGCGTGCTGGTCGAGGCCGCGGCCCGCGGGCTGCGCATCCCGCAGGACCTGGCCGTATGCGGCTTCGGCGACGCCGATTTCTCGGCCCACCTGCAGCCGTCCTTGACGAGCGTGCACGTGGACGGCGCGGCGATCGGCCGCATCGCCGCGCAGCTGATCCTGGACCGCTGCAACGGCAGGGCCGTGCCCTCGCCGGTGGTGGACGTGGGCTTTCGCATCATCGAACGCGAATCGACGGCGACCACAGCCTCGACCACGGCCGCCCGACGGCGCCGGCGGTCCACGCCGTGA
- a CDS encoding L-talarate/galactarate dehydratase codes for MSIDPAARRIARIRLSSCYLPLAQPISDAKVLTGRQKPMTEVAMLFAEIETEDGQQGLGMSYSKRAGGPGQFAHAREIAPALIGEDASDIGRLWDKLCWAGASVGRSGLATQAIGAFDVALWDMKARGAGLPLAKLLGAYRDSVPCYNTSGGFLHTPTEQLLVNAAASIERGIGGIKLKVGQPDGRLDVRRVEAVRQHLGDDVPLMVDANQQWNRPTAQRMCRTFETFNLVWIEEPLDAYDHEGHAELARQFDTPIATGEMLTSAAEHGDLIRHRAADYLMPDAPRVGGITPYLKVAAQADQAGLLLAPHFAMELHIHLAAAYPREGWVEHFDWLEPLFNERIEIRGGRMQVPTRPGLGLTLSEQARHWTREQAVFGAGA; via the coding sequence ATGAGCATCGACCCTGCTGCCCGGCGCATCGCGCGCATCCGGCTGTCCTCCTGCTACCTGCCCCTCGCGCAACCGATCAGCGACGCGAAGGTGCTCACCGGCCGGCAGAAGCCGATGACCGAAGTGGCGATGCTGTTCGCGGAAATCGAGACCGAGGACGGCCAGCAGGGCCTGGGCATGAGCTACTCCAAGCGTGCCGGCGGCCCCGGCCAGTTCGCCCACGCGCGCGAAATCGCGCCCGCGCTGATCGGCGAGGACGCCAGCGACATCGGGCGCCTGTGGGACAAGCTGTGCTGGGCCGGCGCCTCGGTCGGGCGCAGCGGCCTGGCCACCCAGGCCATCGGTGCCTTCGACGTCGCCCTGTGGGACATGAAGGCGCGCGGCGCCGGCCTCCCGCTGGCCAAGCTGCTGGGCGCCTACCGCGACTCGGTCCCCTGCTACAACACCTCGGGCGGCTTCCTGCACACGCCCACCGAGCAGCTGCTCGTCAACGCCGCCGCCTCGATCGAGCGCGGCATCGGCGGCATCAAGCTCAAGGTCGGGCAGCCGGATGGCCGGCTCGACGTGCGGCGCGTCGAGGCCGTGCGCCAGCACCTGGGCGATGACGTCCCGCTGATGGTCGACGCCAACCAGCAGTGGAACCGCCCGACCGCGCAGCGCATGTGCCGCACCTTCGAGACCTTCAACCTGGTCTGGATCGAGGAACCGCTGGACGCGTACGACCACGAGGGCCACGCCGAACTCGCCCGCCAGTTCGACACGCCCATCGCCACCGGCGAGATGCTGACCAGCGCCGCCGAGCACGGCGACCTGATCCGCCACCGGGCGGCCGACTACCTGATGCCCGATGCGCCGCGCGTGGGCGGCATCACGCCCTACCTGAAGGTGGCTGCCCAGGCCGACCAGGCCGGCCTGCTGCTGGCGCCGCACTTCGCGATGGAGCTGCACATCCACCTGGCCGCCGCCTACCCGCGCGAGGGCTGGGTGGAACACTTCGACTGGCTCGAGCCGCTGTTCAACGAGCGCATCGAGATCCGCGGCGGCCGCATGCAGGTGCCCACCCGGCCGGGACTGGGCCTGACCCTGAGCGAGCAGGCGCGCCACTGGACGCGCGAGCAGGCCGTGTTCGGCGCCGGCGCCTGA
- a CDS encoding dihydrodipicolinate synthase family protein yields the protein MNSRYPDRKSLSHRLYTALVLPLKNGEDIDEDGLRRLVRYYVQSRFAAVGGLIANPEAGEISYLTREEKRRVLEIVLEEAAGKLPVLAGTFAWTTREVIVTAQDAKAIGADGIFVIPPAGSMDVSVAWDATRYPEVWLDQIKDQDRAVDMPIFAHPIANVTPQYGLGLPLEPTLKICREVPNVVGWKMTYSPQGARLIGRALREHAPEVAVLPSSAHFFHDYLASGWQFDGAISGSFNYAMEPMLAHIEAFGRNDLVGAREIWNAGMARLHEYVYSEPGRLHVRYKIAAWLRGLLDSPLMRKPMPSPREEEIRALARLMSASGIEVVRKDLTPPAH from the coding sequence ATGAATTCCCGATACCCGGATCGCAAGAGCCTGTCCCACCGGCTGTACACGGCGCTGGTGCTGCCGCTGAAGAACGGCGAGGACATCGACGAGGACGGCCTGCGCCGGCTGGTGCGCTACTACGTGCAGAGCCGCTTCGCCGCGGTCGGCGGGCTGATCGCCAACCCGGAGGCCGGCGAGATCTCCTACCTGACGCGCGAGGAGAAGCGCCGCGTGCTGGAGATCGTGCTGGAAGAGGCGGCCGGCAAGCTGCCGGTGCTGGCCGGGACCTTCGCCTGGACGACCCGCGAGGTGATCGTCACCGCGCAGGACGCCAAGGCGATCGGCGCCGACGGCATCTTCGTCATCCCGCCGGCCGGCTCGATGGACGTGTCGGTCGCGTGGGATGCCACCCGCTATCCCGAGGTATGGCTCGACCAGATCAAGGACCAGGATCGCGCGGTCGACATGCCGATCTTCGCGCACCCGATCGCGAACGTGACCCCGCAGTATGGCCTGGGCCTGCCGCTGGAACCCACGCTCAAGATCTGCCGCGAGGTGCCCAACGTGGTCGGCTGGAAGATGACGTATTCGCCCCAGGGCGCCCGCCTGATCGGCCGTGCGCTGCGCGAGCACGCGCCCGAGGTGGCCGTGCTGCCGTCCAGCGCGCATTTCTTCCACGACTACCTCGCGTCGGGCTGGCAGTTCGACGGCGCGATCAGCGGTTCCTTCAACTACGCGATGGAACCCATGCTGGCGCACATCGAGGCCTTCGGCCGCAACGACCTCGTGGGTGCGCGCGAGATCTGGAACGCCGGCATGGCGCGCCTGCACGAGTACGTCTACTCCGAGCCCGGCCGCCTGCACGTGCGGTACAAGATCGCTGCGTGGCTGCGGGGCCTGCTCGACAGCCCCCTGATGCGCAAGCCCATGCCGTCGCCGCGCGAAGAAGAGATCCGTGCACTGGCGCGCCTGATGTCCGCCAGCGGCATCGAGGTCGTGCGCAAGGACCTCACGCCGCCGGCCCATTGA
- a CDS encoding Bug family tripartite tricarboxylate transporter substrate binding protein, whose protein sequence is MKKLMIAAALLAATLGAQAQAWPAGKTVNFLVPFPPGGSTDTIARTLSTRLSEKLGGGTFVVQNTGGAGGTLGAAAAKRAAPDGSTILVSSLGPFVIGPHLVKGVQYDPLKDFDYITVAVQAPNVLTVPVSSPLKSVQDMMAHLRANPGKLTFASAGNGTSDHLTAELFWQETGTKGTHVPYKGGAPAMQDLLGGQVDATFMNINTGLPNMKAGKLRPLAITSTKRSPLLPDVPTMEELGFKGVTVYSWQAVAAPKGLPADIKARLHAGIVAVLNDPQVRQPLLDLGFEVIGNTPEQFTAYQASEFARWKKVIETGKITAD, encoded by the coding sequence ATGAAGAAACTGATGATCGCCGCGGCCCTGCTGGCGGCCACCCTGGGGGCGCAGGCGCAAGCCTGGCCCGCCGGCAAGACCGTGAACTTCCTCGTGCCGTTCCCGCCCGGCGGCTCCACCGACACAATCGCCCGCACCCTGTCCACCCGGCTGTCCGAGAAGCTGGGCGGCGGCACGTTCGTGGTCCAGAACACGGGCGGCGCCGGCGGCACGCTGGGCGCGGCCGCTGCCAAGCGGGCCGCACCGGACGGGTCCACCATCCTCGTGTCGTCGCTCGGGCCCTTCGTCATCGGGCCGCACCTGGTCAAGGGCGTGCAGTACGACCCGCTGAAGGACTTCGACTACATCACCGTCGCCGTGCAGGCGCCGAACGTGCTGACGGTGCCGGTGTCCTCGCCGCTCAAGTCGGTCCAGGACATGATGGCCCACCTGCGCGCCAACCCCGGCAAGCTGACGTTCGCCTCCGCCGGCAACGGCACGAGCGACCACCTGACGGCCGAACTCTTCTGGCAGGAAACCGGCACCAAGGGCACGCACGTGCCGTACAAGGGCGGTGCCCCGGCCATGCAGGACCTGCTGGGCGGCCAGGTCGATGCCACCTTCATGAACATCAACACCGGCCTGCCGAACATGAAGGCCGGCAAGCTGCGCCCGCTGGCGATCACCAGCACGAAGCGCTCGCCGCTGCTGCCCGACGTGCCCACCATGGAGGAGCTGGGCTTCAAGGGCGTGACCGTCTACTCGTGGCAGGCGGTCGCCGCGCCCAAGGGCCTGCCGGCCGACATCAAGGCCAGGCTGCACGCGGGCATCGTCGCGGTGCTCAACGACCCGCAGGTGCGGCAGCCGCTGCTGGACCTGGGCTTCGAGGTCATCGGCAACACGCCCGAACAGTTCACCGCCTACCAGGCCAGCGAGTTCGCGCGCTGGAAGAAGGTGATCGAGACCGGCAAGATCACCGCCGACTGA
- a CDS encoding 2-hydroxyacid dehydrogenase, translated as MKHQVLQLNPILVPAINDELGSLYTVHKAFEMADREGWLRNHGASIEAVVTGGHTGIARAMLEQLPALKVVAVNGVGTDAVDLAYCRARGLPVTATLGALTEDVADLAIGLLIAACRNLCPGDRFVRDGQWELHPQPSALPLARRFSGMRVGIVGMGRVGRAVATRAAAFGCPISYTDLRRMDDVPHRFVPDLVELARDADALVLCAAADRAERIVDAAVLDALGPRGFLVNVARGRLVDEAALAQALAAGRIAGAGLDVFVDEPHVPAPLRQSDRVVLQAHRASATWETRAAMGRMVLDSLAQALAGARPAASLTT; from the coding sequence ATGAAACACCAGGTCCTGCAACTCAACCCGATCCTGGTTCCCGCCATCAACGACGAGCTCGGATCGCTCTACACCGTGCACAAGGCGTTCGAGATGGCCGATCGCGAGGGCTGGCTGCGGAACCACGGCGCCTCCATCGAAGCCGTGGTCACCGGCGGGCACACCGGCATCGCGCGCGCGATGCTGGAGCAGTTGCCGGCCCTCAAGGTCGTCGCCGTCAACGGGGTCGGCACCGACGCCGTCGACCTGGCGTACTGCCGCGCCCGCGGCCTGCCGGTGACCGCCACGCTGGGCGCCCTCACCGAGGACGTGGCCGACCTGGCCATCGGCCTGCTGATCGCTGCCTGCCGCAACCTCTGCCCGGGCGACCGCTTCGTGCGCGACGGCCAGTGGGAACTGCATCCCCAGCCCAGCGCCCTGCCGCTCGCCCGCCGCTTCAGCGGCATGCGGGTGGGCATCGTCGGCATGGGTCGCGTGGGGCGCGCCGTGGCGACGCGGGCGGCAGCGTTCGGCTGCCCCATCAGCTACACCGACCTGCGCCGCATGGACGACGTGCCGCACCGGTTCGTGCCCGACCTGGTCGAGCTGGCGCGCGACGCCGACGCGCTGGTGCTGTGCGCGGCGGCGGACCGGGCCGAGCGCATCGTCGATGCGGCGGTGCTGGACGCTCTCGGCCCGCGCGGCTTCCTGGTCAACGTCGCGCGTGGCCGGCTGGTCGACGAGGCCGCGCTGGCGCAGGCGCTGGCCGCGGGCCGCATCGCCGGCGCCGGCCTGGACGTGTTCGTCGACGAGCCGCACGTGCCCGCGCCCCTGCGCCAGTCGGACCGCGTGGTCCTGCAGGCCCACCGCGCCAGCGCCACCTGGGAGACCCGCGCCGCCATGGGCCGGATGGTGCTCGACAGCCTCGCCCAGGCCCTGGCCGGCGCACGTCCGGCAGCGAGCCTGACCACCTGA
- a CDS encoding LysR family transcriptional regulator — MVTFRQFEAFLMIAELGSFTRAARHLHISQPGLSLMIREFEAHFGKRLFDRSSRSVLLTESGQDLLPSARRIVDEFQTATSRLRDADSAKAQRLSVASTPLFSSALMPAVYQRFRDRNPQVELRLAVMSRDEVGDAVRRGDHDCGVGIFSGKALDLQRDPLFHFGFILLTPSTSSYRRETQPRWVSWESIPKAPYVELPWDSGIQQVINRRKADAGVPGQPPAQVMDHLETIIGMTAAGAGPSILPSFVLAACGGFNVRVSRIRDVQPSALAFHAVTARGRGKHPLLPSFLEALRSLVAEQPWASWWESVQAASTGARR, encoded by the coding sequence ATGGTCACATTCCGCCAGTTCGAGGCCTTCCTCATGATCGCGGAGCTGGGCTCGTTCACCCGCGCCGCCAGGCACCTGCACATCTCGCAGCCGGGCCTGAGCCTCATGATCCGCGAGTTCGAGGCGCACTTCGGCAAGCGGCTGTTCGACAGGAGCTCGCGCTCGGTGCTGCTGACCGAATCCGGCCAGGACCTCCTGCCCTCGGCGCGGCGCATCGTGGACGAGTTCCAGACGGCCACCTCCCGGCTGCGGGACGCGGATTCCGCGAAGGCCCAGCGGTTGTCCGTCGCCTCGACCCCGCTGTTCTCGTCGGCCCTGATGCCGGCGGTCTACCAGCGCTTCCGGGACCGCAACCCGCAGGTGGAACTCAGGCTGGCCGTCATGTCGCGCGACGAGGTCGGGGACGCCGTGCGCCGGGGCGACCACGATTGCGGTGTCGGCATCTTCAGCGGCAAGGCGCTGGACCTGCAGCGCGATCCGCTGTTCCACTTCGGCTTCATCCTGCTCACGCCCAGCACGAGCAGCTACCGGCGCGAGACCCAGCCGCGCTGGGTGTCCTGGGAATCCATCCCGAAGGCGCCTTACGTCGAGCTGCCATGGGACAGCGGCATCCAGCAGGTCATCAACCGGCGCAAGGCTGACGCCGGCGTCCCGGGCCAGCCCCCTGCGCAGGTCATGGATCACCTCGAGACCATCATCGGGATGACGGCGGCGGGCGCCGGCCCGTCCATCCTGCCGTCCTTCGTGCTGGCCGCCTGCGGCGGCTTCAACGTCCGGGTGAGCCGCATCCGCGATGTCCAGCCATCGGCCCTGGCCTTTCATGCCGTCACGGCCCGCGGCCGCGGCAAGCACCCGCTGCTGCCATCCTTCCTCGAAGCCCTCCGGTCGCTGGTGGCCGAGCAGCCGTGGGCCTCCTGGTGGGAGAGCGTGCAGGCCGCGTCGACCGGCGCTCGCCGCTGA
- a CDS encoding LysR family transcriptional regulator, translated as MNPSERLINVSSRQLLAFLEVIRLQSFARAAEQVHLSPSGMSMLVKELEEQVGARLFDRTTRSVTLTDAGRRLQPIAEKVVGELRGVQAALGGTDAAVRSRLDVAATPMVSASLLPDVIRAFGESHPHVQIALADVDVSVVRQRALQGEADIGLGFFVKPAVGLLRQPLCKFRLMRISPPGEGPAGRRSGLPWSSLLGLPLVSLPADNPIQALIEKELARIGQSPEERPRMNLIGTIIAMVRAGRGHAVIPSFAVEECVRQGLGVTMLRDPVVHLELYLVTRRGTQPKPAAQEFAAALKQAAARLPG; from the coding sequence ATGAATCCGTCAGAAAGATTGATCAATGTGAGCAGCCGGCAATTGCTCGCCTTCCTCGAGGTGATCCGCCTGCAGAGCTTCGCCAGGGCTGCCGAGCAGGTCCACCTGTCGCCGTCGGGGATGAGCATGCTGGTCAAGGAGCTCGAGGAGCAGGTCGGCGCGCGCCTGTTCGATCGCACCACGCGATCGGTGACGCTGACCGATGCAGGGCGCCGGTTGCAACCCATCGCCGAAAAGGTCGTCGGCGAACTGCGCGGCGTGCAGGCGGCGCTGGGCGGGACCGACGCGGCGGTGCGCTCCCGCCTGGACGTCGCCGCCACGCCGATGGTGTCGGCCAGCCTGTTGCCGGACGTCATCCGTGCGTTCGGCGAGTCGCATCCCCATGTGCAGATCGCGCTGGCGGACGTCGACGTCAGCGTGGTGCGCCAACGGGCGCTGCAGGGCGAGGCCGACATCGGCCTGGGGTTCTTCGTCAAGCCGGCGGTGGGGCTGCTGCGCCAGCCGTTGTGCAAGTTCCGGCTGATGCGCATCAGCCCGCCGGGCGAAGGCCCTGCCGGCCGCCGGTCCGGCCTGCCGTGGAGCAGTCTCCTGGGGCTGCCGCTGGTCAGCCTGCCGGCGGACAACCCGATCCAGGCCCTCATCGAGAAGGAACTGGCCCGGATCGGGCAGTCACCCGAGGAGCGTCCCCGGATGAACCTGATCGGCACCATCATCGCCATGGTCCGCGCCGGCCGCGGCCATGCGGTCATCCCGTCGTTCGCCGTCGAGGAGTGCGTGCGCCAGGGGCTGGGCGTGACCATGCTGCGCGACCCCGTGGTCCACCTCGAGCTGTACCTGGTGACACGGCGCGGCACGCAGCCGAAGCCGGCCGCGCAGGAATTCGCCGCTGCGCTGAAGCAGGCGGCCGCGCGGCTTCCCGGCTAG
- a CDS encoding Bug family tripartite tricarboxylate transporter substrate binding protein — MQHRFLFKILAASAALALAPALASAQAYPNRAIRIIVPAPPGGAIDLIARVVGDKLTASMGQPVIVENKPGASNNLGTEVLAKSAPDGYTIGIVGGSHNTNKFLFKSLGWDPEKSFEPIVYTHVVPLVFAIYPQIPAKTLPEFVAWMKANPDKAKVATSGRGSAQEMAAEMFRMAAGTEMLLVPYKGSSAAHPDLLAGRTALYIDSISAIQSQVKAGNARAIAVSTLKRTAALPDVPTADEQGLKGYDANTNGGFLAPAGTPKAIVNKLNAEINAALKLPDVRAKLEGAGIEIQGGTPQDYAALIKSDLAKWGKVVKDAGIPAE, encoded by the coding sequence ATGCAACACCGATTCCTGTTCAAGATCCTGGCCGCCTCGGCCGCCCTGGCGCTGGCACCGGCCCTGGCCTCGGCCCAGGCGTACCCGAACCGCGCGATCCGCATCATCGTGCCGGCCCCGCCCGGCGGCGCCATCGACCTGATCGCCCGCGTCGTCGGCGACAAGCTGACGGCCTCCATGGGGCAGCCCGTGATCGTGGAGAACAAGCCCGGCGCCTCGAACAACCTCGGCACCGAGGTCCTGGCCAAGTCGGCGCCCGACGGCTACACCATCGGCATCGTGGGCGGCAGCCACAACACCAACAAGTTCCTGTTCAAGAGCCTGGGCTGGGACCCGGAGAAGAGCTTCGAGCCCATCGTCTACACCCATGTGGTGCCGCTCGTGTTCGCCATCTACCCGCAGATCCCCGCGAAGACCCTGCCGGAGTTCGTGGCCTGGATGAAGGCCAACCCGGACAAGGCCAAGGTCGCCACCTCCGGTCGCGGCAGCGCGCAGGAGATGGCGGCGGAGATGTTCCGCATGGCGGCCGGCACCGAGATGCTGCTGGTGCCGTACAAGGGGTCGTCGGCGGCGCACCCGGACCTGCTGGCCGGCCGCACCGCGCTCTACATCGACTCCATCAGCGCCATCCAGTCGCAGGTGAAGGCCGGCAACGCCCGCGCCATCGCGGTGTCGACCCTCAAGCGCACCGCGGCGCTGCCCGACGTGCCCACCGCGGACGAGCAGGGCCTCAAGGGTTACGACGCCAACACCAACGGCGGCTTCCTGGCGCCGGCGGGAACGCCGAAGGCGATCGTCAACAAGCTCAATGCCGAGATCAATGCGGCGCTGAAGCTGCCCGACGTGCGGGCCAAGCTGGAAGGCGCCGGCATCGAGATCCAGGGCGGCACGCCGCAGGACTACGCCGCCCTGATCAAGTCCGACCTCGCCAAGTGGGGCAAGGTGGTGAAGGACGCCGGCATTCCGGCGGAGTGA
- a CDS encoding Bug family tripartite tricarboxylate transporter substrate binding protein, which yields MNTRRLLTLGATLLVAFSALPVQAQSSFPNRPIRLVVPFPPGGSTDVAARALGERLGRDLGQPVVIDNKPGAGTTVAAAYVASAPADGHTLYITGTITHGSAAALYGNLKYDPVKSFAPVALVTQSPFVVVVNAASKFRTMADLVQAAKAEPSRVSYASSGNGAAPHLATEMLARSAGVSFLHVPYKGVGPALTALLGNEVQFTIADVGAVPHIRSGKLRALAVLSASPSPLIAGVPGMAQAGVHDVDVSSNLGILAPAGTPAEVVTVLNAAVNKALGEEDLRARLVTLGQEPAGRTVDEFGRILARDVAKYRNIVKDVGIKID from the coding sequence ATGAACACTCGCCGACTCCTGACCCTCGGGGCCACCCTGCTGGTGGCCTTCAGCGCGCTGCCCGTGCAGGCGCAGAGCAGCTTCCCCAACAGGCCCATCCGCCTGGTCGTTCCCTTCCCGCCGGGCGGCTCCACCGACGTCGCGGCGCGTGCGCTGGGCGAGCGGCTGGGCCGCGACCTCGGCCAACCGGTGGTGATCGACAACAAGCCGGGTGCCGGCACCACTGTCGCCGCCGCGTACGTGGCCAGCGCCCCCGCCGACGGCCACACGCTGTACATCACGGGCACGATCACCCACGGCTCCGCGGCTGCGCTGTACGGCAATCTCAAGTACGACCCGGTGAAGTCGTTCGCGCCGGTGGCCCTGGTGACGCAGTCGCCGTTCGTGGTGGTCGTCAACGCCGCCTCGAAGTTCCGCACCATGGCCGACCTGGTCCAGGCCGCGAAGGCCGAGCCGAGCCGCGTCTCCTACGCATCGAGCGGCAACGGGGCCGCTCCGCACCTGGCGACCGAAATGCTGGCCCGCTCCGCGGGCGTGAGCTTCCTGCACGTGCCCTACAAGGGCGTCGGTCCGGCGCTCACGGCGCTGCTGGGCAATGAAGTGCAGTTCACGATCGCGGACGTCGGGGCGGTCCCGCACATCCGCTCCGGCAAGCTGCGCGCCCTCGCGGTGCTCAGCGCCAGCCCCTCCCCACTCATTGCCGGCGTGCCCGGCATGGCCCAGGCCGGCGTCCACGACGTCGACGTGTCCAGCAACCTGGGCATCCTGGCGCCCGCCGGCACGCCCGCCGAGGTCGTGACGGTCCTCAATGCGGCGGTCAACAAGGCGCTGGGCGAGGAGGATCTGCGGGCCCGCCTGGTCACCCTCGGCCAGGAGCCGGCCGGCCGCACGGTGGACGAGTTCGGACGCATCCTCGCGCGCGACGTGGCGAAGTACCGCAACATCGTGAAGGACGTCGGGATCAAGATCGACTGA
- a CDS encoding DUF938 domain-containing protein: MPDLPNSPAADRNKEPILARLRSSLDEHGAALEIAAGTGQHAAWFAAALPGWTWQPTEADPAMLPLLAERVAQARLANLLPPRQLDVTQPWPPFPEPFDAIFCANMLHIAPWDACPALMAGAGAHLAPGGVLVTYGPYVETGVPTAPSNLAFDESLRARDPAWGLRQLDDVVAAAGGAGLALAQRHAMPANNLLLVFGAA; this comes from the coding sequence ATGCCAGACCTGCCCAACAGCCCAGCCGCCGACCGCAACAAGGAACCCATCCTCGCGCGGCTGCGATCCAGCCTCGACGAGCACGGCGCGGCCCTGGAGATCGCGGCAGGGACCGGCCAGCATGCCGCCTGGTTTGCCGCGGCCCTGCCCGGCTGGACCTGGCAGCCGACCGAGGCCGACCCGGCCATGCTGCCGTTGCTGGCCGAGCGGGTCGCGCAGGCGCGGCTGGCCAACCTGCTGCCACCCCGGCAGCTCGACGTGACGCAGCCCTGGCCGCCGTTCCCGGAGCCTTTCGATGCGATCTTCTGCGCCAACATGCTGCACATCGCGCCCTGGGACGCCTGCCCCGCCCTCATGGCCGGCGCCGGCGCCCACCTCGCGCCGGGCGGCGTGCTGGTCACCTACGGGCCCTACGTCGAGACCGGCGTGCCGACCGCACCCAGCAACCTCGCGTTCGACGAGAGCCTGCGGGCGCGCGACCCCGCCTGGGGCCTGCGGCAGCTGGACGACGTGGTGGCCGCGGCCGGCGGTGCCGGGCTCGCGCTGGCACAGCGGCATGCCATGCCGGCCAACAACCTGCTGCTGGTGTTCGGCGCCGCCTAG
- a CDS encoding tripartite tricarboxylate transporter substrate binding protein, translated as MSMDTLSPPSSLRRRHLVLGGLAAAAAPWASAQGSSDTPVRLIVPFTPGTGIDLIARQIGPALSDRLKRPFFVENKAGASGNIGTQEVTRATPDGTTLLVSVNTLVMNMALYPKAGFDPLKDLAPVSLTSWGQLLLVANPGTGIDSLKGLVERAKAKPGALNYGSPGAGTPHHLAMELLKNRAKVSLTHISYRGTAPAVTDLLGGQIDVMFLPIHVALQHVKAGKLKALAISSTKSSPLLPDVPPLNSLNLGDMNVDMWYGVLAPAGTPQPFIERLNTELRDILALPAVAKAFETQGMTPAHSTPDQFRQVMVADAKRWADLIKAQKITAE; from the coding sequence ATGAGCATGGACACCCTGTCCCCGCCCTCCTCCTTGCGCCGCCGGCACCTCGTGCTGGGCGGCCTGGCCGCGGCCGCGGCCCCCTGGGCCAGCGCCCAGGGTTCGAGCGATACCCCGGTGCGCCTCATCGTGCCGTTCACGCCCGGCACCGGCATCGACCTGATCGCGCGCCAGATCGGCCCGGCGCTGTCGGACCGCCTCAAGCGCCCGTTCTTCGTGGAAAACAAGGCCGGTGCCTCCGGCAACATCGGCACGCAGGAAGTCACCCGCGCGACGCCCGACGGCACCACCCTGCTCGTGAGCGTCAACACGCTCGTGATGAACATGGCCCTGTACCCGAAGGCGGGCTTCGACCCGCTCAAGGACCTGGCGCCGGTCAGCCTGACCAGCTGGGGGCAGCTGCTGCTGGTGGCCAACCCGGGCACGGGCATCGACTCGCTCAAGGGCCTGGTCGAGCGTGCCAAGGCCAAGCCCGGTGCACTCAACTATGGCTCACCCGGTGCCGGCACGCCGCACCACCTGGCCATGGAACTCCTGAAGAACCGGGCCAAGGTGTCCCTGACCCACATCAGCTACCGGGGCACCGCGCCCGCGGTGACCGACCTGCTGGGCGGCCAGATCGACGTGATGTTCCTGCCGATCCACGTGGCCCTGCAGCACGTCAAGGCCGGCAAGCTCAAGGCGCTGGCCATCAGCTCCACGAAGTCCAGCCCCCTGCTGCCCGACGTGCCGCCGCTGAACAGCCTCAACCTGGGCGACATGAACGTCGACATGTGGTACGGCGTGCTGGCCCCGGCCGGCACGCCGCAGCCATTCATCGAGCGGCTGAACACGGAACTGCGCGACATCCTGGCGCTGCCGGCCGTGGCCAAGGCGTTCGAAACCCAGGGCATGACGCCGGCCCACAGCACGCCCGACCAGTTCCGCCAGGTGATGGTGGCGGACGCCAAGCGCTGGGCCGACCTGATCAAGGCACAGAAGATCACCGCGGAGTAA